CACACTATAACTCGCGCATGAGCGGATTTTAAATTTACCAAACACTGGAAGTTACATCAGGACACAGGAGCAAGGCTGAGAAAAAATTATATGTGTGAAACTATGACACTGGACGTCCCACCAGTGATAAGAAAGGGAGAAAATAAGCTATAAGATCAATGCAAAGATGGTAGAAGCTGGTGAGGGATAGGTAATATTAGACGTGCTTATGGAAAAAGGGGTGATAACGTTAGAAATAAGTGCCACCTTGTGTATCCTGGTCTTTATGACCTAGAGCCTTTTAGAGCCTTCAGCTAACACTACCGTTATCTTAATCCATAGAAAAGGAGACGTCAAAGGCTTCAAAATTTACAGACCGATAGGCTCGCCACCTGCAATGTACTTAATAAGATAATCACTTGCAGAATCAGAAGAATTAGCATAACCAAATGCCtcaatcaacgaaatgatcaggaACCTCTACTTAATGGCTACTCGACAATAGGCCATATTCCCACTCTCATTcatgtaaaaaaaattcacagagtATAACCAGCACCTATATAGAGCCTTCTTTGAATACGTTAAAGCATTTGACGGAGTTAGAACCTAAGAAATCATTACGAAATCAGTACGCAGCTGTGCATTATATCGAAATAGTGGAAGATGCTACAACTGAAAAGCCACCAGAGTCCTGCATAAAGCTGCAATAAAATTCCTTAAGCAAGGGTGTCATGCATGGACACATGATCACTTAATTGGtactcaccgcctgtttataggagGTGTCGAAACGGGTTGGGAACATTTGGGAATGAATTGATGAATGTCTTAGTATACTGGGATTCAGTGATAACACTGCCTTGTCTTTTAACTGCGGAGATCACCTATAAATCACAATAAATGACTTAAAAAAGCAAAGCAGAGCAGTGGGTTTAAAAATTGATAAGAAGAGAAGTAATCTTCAGCAGTCTGCGGAAGGAAACAGCTGTTCACATTTAAGAAAGAGGCAAATAAGTATGGCAGAATACGGCTACATTGGGCAGGCAGAGACCGAAGATCTGAACTACGAGAGTAAAATAACTAGAAAACTAAGATTGGAGTTATGCGCATTTGGCAGGTAATCTGaggtcatgaatagcagcttACAAATATTACCAAaaagaaaagtatgcaacagaTGTATctgaccggtactcacctatgggtaTAAAAtctggaagctaacgaaaagggttcacatTAATAGGAAGACAACatagctatggaaaggaaaatgacaggaaTAAGGTTAAGATACAGGAAAAGAACAAAGTAGGTGAGGCAACCAACCCGaattagtgacatcctagtcacAATCaataagaaatgggcttggggagaACAATGTTGTGAAGACAAGAAcaccgatggtcgttaagtgtAACGCACTGAATACCAAGAGTTGGCAAGGGCaacaggaggcggcagaaagttcgcTGTGCGGATCAGATCGCATTTGTGGGGATTAGATGGCCGCAGTTGGCCCAGTACAGGGTTAAATGGCTGATATGGGtaaggcatttgtcctgcagtcggcgtagtcaggctgatggtgatgatgaatggAGATTGTTGTGCTTGATGACGGCTTTTAGGAACAAATGCACCTAGCGCCTAGAGAGCGCCTATAATATTTTGATTACAGTTGTTTACGCTTTTTAGAAGGTAGTGTGTGCATTGCAGATATAAATTTTTAATCTCCGATAGTTATGGTAACCTGTCTTTGCAATATAATCAGTGCCGCATTTACCGAGTATCGACAAAGTAAAGCCCTAACTGTGATGACATGGAAAAAACCATTTGTTGTCACAATGTATAATGTGGCGTGATTGCTCGCAGTGATGCGAGGCTAAACGCGGTGTATAAGTATCGATTCCAGCGCTTTTGTTGTTTATATACACCAAAAAAGAGATGCTGTCACATTTCTCGTCCTAATTGAAAGCGCTTAATCGCTGTATCTTCACCTCGCCAGCGAGTGTGCAGAAGAAGGCTGCATCGCAGGGCCCCACCTCATTGCACTAatgtcaagcaaaaaaaaaagagtgaaagaCTGCCTTAATCGTTtattcatgcaaaatgctttatGTTGTGAGTCCTGTAGCAAGCATCAGCAAACACTAGCTGCTGCAATCCCTTGGGCACCAAGATCTGACAATACTGTGCAACATATGGACAGTCAAACAAGCAGCTGAGTCCCAGCTCTTCTTAAGCTTCAACAGCACAATAACGACAAGAATAACGGCTTCAGCAGAATGCTTGCATTGTTATTCTCGAATCAGCACTGCGGGGCTGCGTTCGTAAACTTCTGCAGCTGACGCAAAGCAAAGTTCTGCCTTCGGTTAGGGGGGGGGTCTCAAAATGCGAGCCACAGGCGACAAAGCGAGCTGACGCAAAAAGCCGCAAGTCGCTGGAAGCACACATTGCACACGAAACTCCGGCAAAATAAACTGTCAGCACACCTGTGCAGAGGAGACAAAAGTATATTCTTCTATCCATGCGTGTCATTGTTCCCACTTAGGTGAACAAAGAAGATAACACTCCTAGAAGGCAGCACGTGACCCTACGTGGCACCGGGTGTAGGGTAGGAGGACGGAATAGATCTTTGCAGGAACATGAGGGAGGCTCTGTTCACCTGTTTTTTAATAATTGCTTTAATGGTGGCACCAGGCCACTCTTCTCGACTTCTGGGAGGGTGGAGAATCCATGATCCATACGGAAGTCATAAGTACGCCCAACTTGCACTTTTTGCGCTGACTGGCCGAAGAAACGCGGGTGGTATTCCAGGCATCGCCATTCGGCTTCATCATGTCGCATCGCAGGTAAGAAACCGCCCTCACGCGGATGCTTATATTTACCTGAAATCTGCCACCTCAGAGCATATTTAAATAACCGTTAGCCATTCGATTTGGTTGCAAGCGTTCCATATGTGGTCTACTTCTGTCCTGTTAATATAAATGACTCTAGTCCTAAAGTATCTCTAGACGAGGTTTCGTGTTTGTTCAGAATCACCGCAAATCAGCGCCGCGTGCCCGGAGTTCTCGTGCCTTTTAAAATCATAAATTGTTTCCACCAATCCTAGATGCTTTGCAGTGAATGACCTTTATTCTCACCTTGCGGAGAACACAGAACAAAGACAAGACATACATGTCACACTATGCGATGTCGAAAATCAACTTATATTTTTAAGCTGCTAGGTTTGTCTCAATTGTGCAAAGTTAATATGAATAACGCAAATGCCGTTGTCAGAATATGTTTAATGCCTTCCACGCGTTCTTCTGTAGATTCAAAAAAGGCATGCATTAAATACGCATAGCTGCTAAggaaacaactgaaaaaaaattgtgttccttTCACATCATTCACATTGCACTTTTTGCAGCGCATTCGGTTGCCACCTTTAGCATTTATAAATCGACGCTGGAAAAATCTTGATTTTTCTCTTAGCACTTCattgctgcctttttatggaaagGAGTTGCGCCAGAGTGAATTCTTCTATTTAACCAGATCATGTAATTTGGTGTCGTGTacctcaaagtttttttttaatcttgaatGTAATTTTTTCAGACGTAACTCGCAAATGTATTACGTTTGCCCCTGTGTCTGAGCGAACACATCTTACATGTTGAAGGGCAATGCACTGTGTACTGTACTGAACGGATAAAACTGGGTGTTCAAGAGCTATTTCAGAATTATTATATGGCTTATAAGTTAAGATGAAAGATGTGTGTCTATTGTTTATTTTGTGTTCTTTTAAATATATCCGCTCAGCTCTATCTCCCGCCTGAATCCTGGCTTTTAAAATATTTCACGACGAATGGTAGCAGGAAGGGCTACCCGCTGATGACAAGTAGCAGTGGTGTCTTGGTAATTGTTCACTGTGTAATCCTAACACCTAAAATAAACGTCAGCGCAAACATTTTCTTGTAACGATGCGACATCTAATTACAAATATTTCATCTGCTTTGAATGCAGGGGCACTTCCTTCAACCCTGTATCTAAGAACCGCTACTGCTGTCCACTTAAGCAATCAGATTTTGATAAACAGGTGCAAAAGCTTTTAAATACACTGCACTAAAAGTACATAGCTTTCTGCAAGCCTTAAAATCTGTGCCAAGAAAGATGCGAcaaacgttgttttttttatatGCAATGAATATTTTCCGTAACTAAGAGCTGCGCAGAAACGTTTACAGCACCACTGATGAAAGAAATCTAGGCGAGATACTTAACACAAAGCAAGAAAATACAAACTTCAAATGAAACATTTTAAATCTCAATGTTACTCTTAACATCTACGCATCTCCTGTAAGTTTTCAGAGCGAAATCCAGCCATAAAAATTGCCACTGATCTAGGACGAGCTAGGGGCACAGATTCTTTTCCCAAGAGTCCTGCTGTGTGCTAGTTTCCTTCAAGTTTTCCATTTCGTCACCAGGCCTTGTACCACACCAGCGAATGCTGCAGAACGCTCGGTGGCAGAGCATATAACGAAGAGCTACAAGATATATCCTAGACAATTTAAACACATTGATGGGAAAG
This region of Amblyomma americanum isolate KBUSLIRL-KWMA chromosome 5, ASM5285725v1, whole genome shotgun sequence genomic DNA includes:
- the LOC144134802 gene encoding uncharacterized protein LOC144134802 isoform X2 — translated: MREALFTCFLIIALMVAPGHSSRLLGGWRIHDPYGSHKYAQLALFALTGRRNAGGIPGIAIRLHHVASQSHHLYGRSKRGRFDSVFCIMAEAMNSCTATVHEVPWTNFISVEDIKCLQ